The nucleotide sequence TGGGGTCACGTGGGGGATTCCCAAGTACATGGAATTCTTCAAAACGGGGAGCGATGATGAGATTATCAACAACTTCTTTGACCCGAGTGCATTTCTTTTCAACGAGGCGAGGCTTCTCCTCATGGAGGAACTGAGGAACCCAACCAGATATATGCAGATTATCGAGGCCATAGCCATGGGAAAAACCCGGCTTAACGAGATCGCTCAGTACGTTGGGATGGAGGCCAAAGATCTATCTGCATATCTTAGGGTGCTCTCGAATCTTGGAATTGTAAGGCGGGAAGTTCCAATAACAGAGAGGAAAGCCAAGAGAGGGATTTATGTTATAGAAGATGAATACTTCCGTTTTTACCACCGCTTCGTCAGTCCGCATTATGAGGAGATAGACTCCCTCAACCCTGAGCCAGCAATTCAGGATTTCCTGGGGAACTTTAACACCTACCTTGGAAAGACCTTCGAAAAAGCAGCCAAAGAGTTTTTAATAGAACTTAATAAGTATGGGAGGTTGCCGTTTAAATTTACAAAGATCGGAAAGTGGTGGCATAAAAATGAGGAAATTGATCTCGTTGCACTGGACAAAAGGGAAAATAAGGCTCTGCTGGTGGAGGTAAAGTGGAAGGAGTTGAGCGAGAAAGAAGCGAGGGGAGTTTTAAAAGATTTAGAGCGTAAAAGTGGGCTTGTTGGGTTAGAAAACTGGCAGAAGTATTACGGGTTGATAGCTAAGGGCATTAAAGGTAAGGAAGCTCTTAAAAGTGAGGGCTGGCTCCTGTGGGATTTAGAAGATTTCAAGAATTTGAATTTTAAGAGGGGAAAACTCCGAACGGGTCCGTTTTGAACATGATGAGATCTCCAGAGATTTGTTGTCTTTTGAATCTCTGCAAAGAGTAATACGCTTCCTTGAATTTACATTTTTCTTTTGAAAGCCTCGCCCTTCGGGGAAGAGGTCAGATGTTTCAAGATTTAATTAGGATAACATTTTTAGGAGTGAGTTGCTTATTTAAAACAGTAATTGGTATTACCGCGATAATCTCTAGGTGGTACTTTATGGAAAAACTCGATAAGATATTTGGGCCAAAGTTTGCATTGTCTTTGATAATTTTAATTGCTGCAGTTTTTAGGCTTGTTCCTTTGAGATATAAGTATCTGTTTGGTTATGATCCTTATTTTCATTTAGCTTACATTGAGGAAAGCTTGAAAGCTGGATATTGGTTGAAGTTTATTACTTTTGCAAACGGTCCATGGGGTACTAAAATTTCTCACCCCCTTGGCTTGTATTTGGCTCCGTATTATGTTTATAAAGTTCTCTCAGTATTTGGTGTTTCCCTTTACGACGCTTTTAGGGTCACACCAGTAATTTTTGGAGTTTTGACGATAGTTTTCTTTTATCTGGCTATGTTTAATCTCTACGGAAAAAGGGAAGCATTCTTCTCAGCACTTTTTCTTTCCGTAATGTTCGGACATGTTTTCAGGTCAATGGCAAATTATTACAGAGGGGATAACTACATGCTCTTCTGGTATTCAGTTGCTCTGTTTGGAGTTTCTTTAGCTCTGAAAAAGACTAGAAGAGCTTGGAGATACAAGAGATTTGTTTTTTATTTGATTCCAGCGTTTGCAAGCGGTTTAGCTGCAATATTCTGGCAGGCGTATTATCCAATATTTGCTTTTTTATTAACAAATGCATTCTTCATTACACTCTGGGCTTTTTTCTCTGGAAGACAAAAATACTTCGCTGATTCTATATTTTTGGCAATTTCTACTGCTGTAGGAGTGTTAATTGCTGTAAAGCTTGGCGAGTTGTATGGGTATGGGATGCTGTGGGACAACTGGACATCTAGGAAGATTGCTAAGGATTTGGGATTAACTTTGGACAATATAAAGGATATTTATCTCTGGAGTCATCTCAGGGTCTTGGTTCCATTAGTGCTAGCGTTTATCCTAGTTTTGTTTGTTTTTAGTAGGATTAAAAGCCTTAAGTTTAGATTATTACTCCTTAGCATATCTATTTTGGTTAGTGTGACTGTATTTTTCAAGTTTCCAAATAGATATATCTTGTTGTTGAAGGAAATCCTAACAGGTTTTGGAATATTCACAAACGCACCAATTCTGGAAACTCAAAAAAGTTCATTTAAAGATTTATTTGCAGCGTATAGCATTGTAATGTTTTTGGCTCCCTTCTATTTGTTAAGATTTAGAAAGCCAACTATTGCAGACTTTTTAAATCTTGGTTTAATATTTCCAAGCTTGATCATGATCTACTACTGGACGCGCTTCCTATTTATTGGATCGATTACTGTTGCGTTAATGGGGGGAGTTGGGTTAATTACACTGTATGATACTTTAACAACAAGATTTGAGCCTAGCAGAAGAAAAATGGTTGCATTGGGTGTTGTTTTCTTAGTTTTAATTCCTATTGTTGCAGGAGTTTTTGGATTTGAGCGAGCGTACAGAGAGAGACCGTTTATGAATAAACACTGGGAAAATGCCCTAATTTATCTTAAGAAAAACTCTAATGAAAATGACGTTGTCTTGGCCTGGTGGGATTACGGCCATTGGATAAGCTACTATGCAAGAAGAGCCCCATTAGCTCAAGGTACCTCAAATGCATGGGTAGCTGAATACTTTCTTGGACGAATTAACAACAATCAACTAATGGCTAGAGGAGTTGATTACATTATTGTGTCCTATGATACTGCACTAAAATTTGGGGCAATTCTAGATACAGCAAAAAGTGAAAAGAAAGGACATTTTCTGATGATCTTGCCTTTAACTTCAAAGATTGGTGCTCTAGTATTTGAGCGGGGAGAATATAAGATCCTTGCAAAGCCTGGAGATAAGTGGGACATTTTAATCCGTAGTGGAAATGCAGTTTTCTCGCCAAAAGAGGCATTTTTGGAGTACAGGGGAAACATAACAAAGCTGGGATTAAAAGAGGGAAAAGTAGCAGATGCATACGTTTACTTAAACCTAAATTACGACTATGCTGTTTTAATGACTGGAAAGAGCTTTAATACAATTCTAGCTAAACTTATGTTCACAAATGAGTATCCTGAGAATTATAAACTGGTCTATTCTGATGGGGGGTATATTAAAATCTTCAAGTTTACACATCCAAACGTTGAGATAAAAAAAGAGAAATCTACTATTCGTTTTGAAGTGACAGATGAGGATAAAGAGTACACCCTTTGTATCTCAGGATTTTATGAAAATGGTACAAGAATCTTTGAGAAATGTGTCCCTATAAGCAAAAATAATGCCGTTCTTCTTGAACTTAAGATTCCTGAGGTTAGGATTATTAGATACACTCTTCGTGAGAAGAAGAGGGCTTTAGATGCTGGAGTTTTTAGAGTTAGTTAAATTAATCAGTGATAACCTTTTTAATTGTGTAAAGTATTACAATAGAGGGGTGTACCTTCATGAAGGCGTTAATACTTTCGGGTGGTCATGGGACAAGACTTAGGCCTTTAACTTATTCCCAGCAGAAGCAACTTATTCCAGTTGCAAACAAACCGGTTTTGTTTTACGCTATTGAGGATGTTATTGAAGCTGGAATCCACGATATTGGGATTATTGTTGGGCCGAACAAAGAACAGGTCATTGAAGCTGTTAGAAGTGTTGAGTGGAATGCTAACATTGAGTTTATTTACCAAGGAGATCCTCTTGGACTAGCTCATGCAATAAAAGTTGCAAGGGATTACCTCGGTGATGATGATTTTGTCATGTATCTTGGCGATAACATACTTAGAGAAGGCATTGTAAGGCATTTGGAGCACTTCAAAAAAGGAAACTTCGATGCAAGCATTTTATTGTGTGAAGTTCCAAATCCCCAGCAGTTCGGAGTTGCTGAGCTGAGCGAAGATGGAAAGACAATAAAACGCTTGATTGAAAAGCCAAAAGTTCCTCCAAGCAACTTAGCTTTAGTCGGAATTTACTTCTTCAGGCCAGTTATTCATGATGCAGTTGAGAACATAAAGCCCTCTTGGTGTGGAGAGTTCGAGATCACAAATGCTATTCAGTGGCTAATTGATCATGGGTATGAAATTGGCAGGATAAAGGTTATTATTGAGAAATTTAAAAAAGCAGAGAAGTTCATTGGCTTTGCAAGAGTACTTCCTTTAACAGATAAGATTGCAAATCTAACGCTAGAGATCTGTATTTCCTTCAAAAGCTATTGGTTAAACTAAAAAGAAGTATCGCAGTTTGCCAAACTCGATGGATATGGAGAGGAGTTCCATGGATGATGAAGTTGAAGTTAATCAGGCACTTCAGAAGATTGCAAAAGGAACAGGAATGGTATTTGTGGGAAGTGTTATTTCAATGTTCTTCGGATTTTTAAGTAGGGCCGTGATTGCGAGGTATTTCACTACTTCAGAATATGGTGTTTTTAACCTTGCTTTAACTGTGCTTAACATAGGTTTGGTTTTTGCAACTCTCGGCTTCCCGAGTGCTCTTCCTAGAGAAGTTGCCTTTTACAAGGAGAAACAACCTTCTCAGCTTTGTGAGTTAATCTCAACTGCATTACTCATAACTACCTTAAATAGTACATTTTGGGTAATAATCTTAATACTTGAAGCTGAAAATATCGCCCAAATCTTTAATGAGGAAAAGTTGATCCTCGCTTTAAGGGTAATGATTTTAGCGTTGCCTTTTGCGTCGTTAACTGGATTAATAGTTTCAATCTCACGTGGATTTGGAAGAGTTAGAGAGAACATTTACTTTAAAAGCGTATTTTTCTCAAGCTTGTTTTTTATTTTCATCTTATTTGGTACACTTTTAAAGCTCTCTGTCACTTTCATTTTTTCAGCATATGTTTTAGCTCAAGCTTTTACTTTTTTAGCCTTAGCTTTTGATGTTTGGAAAATTAAGCTTTTTGAGTTTAGGATTTCTCTTAATTTAAAAATCGGAAAGGAGATTGTTGCTTTTTCTCTGCCATTGATGCTTACTGGAGTCTTGGGCTATATTATGAACTGGACAGATACTTTAATGCTTGGTTATTACAAGAGTTCTGAGGTGGTGGGAATTTATAATGCTGCTACTCCTTTAGCTAGACTCCTTCCAATGTTTTTGAGTTCTGTTGCGTTTATTTATATGCCAATTGCTTCTTCTCTCTATGCACAAGGTAAAGTTAAAGAGTTAAAGAGGGTATATCAAATTTTAACTAAGTGGGTATTTTTGCTTACTTTGCCTTTCTTCACCATCATATTTATATTTCCAGAAACAAGTATAAATTTTACATTTGGAAATAAGTATGCGGGGGCTTCACAAGTCCTCCAAATCTTAGCGTTAGGCTTTATGTTTCACACATTTTTAGGATTAAATGGGTTAAGTTTGATTGTCATTGGAGCGCCGAGGTTGAATTTAATTGGGGATCTTTTTGCTGCCATTTTTAATGTATTTTTTAATGTTCTACTAATTCCTAATTATGGGATAATTGGTGCTTCTATTGCTACCGCGATTTCTTATTTTGTTGCTAATGTTTTTAGAAGTTTTTGGCTTTACAAGAAGACAGGAATTCACCCTTTTAGTTGGAATTATGTAAAGCTTTTGCTGATTAGCTTTGTGGTTTTGGGATGTTTAAAAGCGTTAAATTTGAGAGTAAATAATGTTTGGTATATTGTTTTGATTTTAGTGTTGTTTTTAGGAGTCTACTTTTTGTTGGTTCTTCTTAGCAAGAGTATTGATAAGGAAGATATTGAGTTACTGGTGATAGTAAAAGAAAAATTAAAGAAGACATTACTAAGAGAATCCGATAATCATTAGGCTTAAATTTTAGCAATACTTCAGGAAGTAGTACATGAGGTTTTAAGCTTAAAATCTTCTGCAAGAGCAGAAAGGCTTCAGCTACTGGTAAATGGTTAAGAATTATTCAAAATGAGTCACGTGGCGGATTATTAGATAATCCAGAAAAGGTAAA is from Thermococcus paralvinellae and encodes:
- a CDS encoding ATP-binding protein, whose translation is MFIIIMIRKFVNRKRELEVLERAWREGFRLFVVYGRRRVGKTALLRKFLENKRGIYFLCSQRGYGKDIERFSHEISSFIGAPVRFGSFRDAFRFLKGQGRLLVILDEFPYLIEADKGVTSEFQEVVDIVLEGSEITIILCGSSVGMMEREVLSYKSPLYGRASGVLKVKPFRFFDMVEWFGKDFERLLRLYGVTWGIPKYMEFFKTGSDDEIINNFFDPSAFLFNEARLLLMEELRNPTRYMQIIEAIAMGKTRLNEIAQYVGMEAKDLSAYLRVLSNLGIVRREVPITERKAKRGIYVIEDEYFRFYHRFVSPHYEEIDSLNPEPAIQDFLGNFNTYLGKTFEKAAKEFLIELNKYGRLPFKFTKIGKWWHKNEEIDLVALDKRENKALLVEVKWKELSEKEARGVLKDLERKSGLVGLENWQKYYGLIAKGIKGKEALKSEGWLLWDLEDFKNLNFKRGKLRTGPF
- a CDS encoding flippase translates to MDDEVEVNQALQKIAKGTGMVFVGSVISMFFGFLSRAVIARYFTTSEYGVFNLALTVLNIGLVFATLGFPSALPREVAFYKEKQPSQLCELISTALLITTLNSTFWVIILILEAENIAQIFNEEKLILALRVMILALPFASLTGLIVSISRGFGRVRENIYFKSVFFSSLFFIFILFGTLLKLSVTFIFSAYVLAQAFTFLALAFDVWKIKLFEFRISLNLKIGKEIVAFSLPLMLTGVLGYIMNWTDTLMLGYYKSSEVVGIYNAATPLARLLPMFLSSVAFIYMPIASSLYAQGKVKELKRVYQILTKWVFLLTLPFFTIIFIFPETSINFTFGNKYAGASQVLQILALGFMFHTFLGLNGLSLIVIGAPRLNLIGDLFAAIFNVFFNVLLIPNYGIIGASIATAISYFVANVFRSFWLYKKTGIHPFSWNYVKLLLISFVVLGCLKALNLRVNNVWYIVLILVLFLGVYFLLVLLSKSIDKEDIELLVIVKEKLKKTLLRESDNH
- a CDS encoding STT3 domain-containing protein — protein: MEKLDKIFGPKFALSLIILIAAVFRLVPLRYKYLFGYDPYFHLAYIEESLKAGYWLKFITFANGPWGTKISHPLGLYLAPYYVYKVLSVFGVSLYDAFRVTPVIFGVLTIVFFYLAMFNLYGKREAFFSALFLSVMFGHVFRSMANYYRGDNYMLFWYSVALFGVSLALKKTRRAWRYKRFVFYLIPAFASGLAAIFWQAYYPIFAFLLTNAFFITLWAFFSGRQKYFADSIFLAISTAVGVLIAVKLGELYGYGMLWDNWTSRKIAKDLGLTLDNIKDIYLWSHLRVLVPLVLAFILVLFVFSRIKSLKFRLLLLSISILVSVTVFFKFPNRYILLLKEILTGFGIFTNAPILETQKSSFKDLFAAYSIVMFLAPFYLLRFRKPTIADFLNLGLIFPSLIMIYYWTRFLFIGSITVALMGGVGLITLYDTLTTRFEPSRRKMVALGVVFLVLIPIVAGVFGFERAYRERPFMNKHWENALIYLKKNSNENDVVLAWWDYGHWISYYARRAPLAQGTSNAWVAEYFLGRINNNQLMARGVDYIIVSYDTALKFGAILDTAKSEKKGHFLMILPLTSKIGALVFERGEYKILAKPGDKWDILIRSGNAVFSPKEAFLEYRGNITKLGLKEGKVADAYVYLNLNYDYAVLMTGKSFNTILAKLMFTNEYPENYKLVYSDGGYIKIFKFTHPNVEIKKEKSTIRFEVTDEDKEYTLCISGFYENGTRIFEKCVPISKNNAVLLELKIPEVRIIRYTLREKKRALDAGVFRVS